The genome window CTTCATGACTTCATGCTCTTATCTAATCCACTTTATAGGACAAAAAAGACTAATTGAGCAGAATTACATAAATGTGTTTAGTACCTCTTGAGCCAGTTATTTATGTCAtacaaagagacagaaacagggTAGTTTGAAACAAATATTTGACATAAGCATTTAAATATCTAAACCAACAGTCTTCAAGTTGCAGCCCATAACTTTCGAATGTATTTCTAGCGCTATATGTTATATAACTTCAAACATGCCTTAAACAATCTGTGACTTGCAATAATGCCACACCAGGGATCTCACTAGTCTCCTGGATTGATAGAGTTTCGGGCTTGCCAGTGATTTTATTGCAGTTGTGCCTCATCTTGCTTGGAAAATGACAGTTTAAAAATGACCAGCTGTTCATTTAAATGGTAAAAGCCAAATCATTGTATataaaaagtttcttttttagACTGCTCAAATAATGTTATTGCTACTGCAGTGCATTTGTGATGGAATAAATAGGATCAACCTGCTATATTTAATCAAAAAATTAATTagtacatttctacatttatacCAGTTTATTGCACCCTGCATATCAATTCACTCTAaccatattaaataaaattgtaacatGCCATAATTACACTATATAGTACAGTAACTAAACATACTTGAAAAAgtatatcatttttttccaaCGATACTTAGGTGCAATGGAACAAAGTTTAATCCAATACTGCCCCACACTGAATTAATAAACATGAAATAGTAAAAtcagtaaaattttaaaataatgttcttGTATCCAATTCTGTGTTAAAGTTTCTGTTACAGTATTTCTTTAGGATTAAGGCttattttcaaatataaatattcgTAACTACTGTGAAATACTAGCAGACCTTTAAGTTACACTCGACACTGATATAGATCATaaattcttgaaaaaaaaagttcttatgATATTTTCACTGTTTGAAAGTGTTAGGCATAGCTGTTTAAGGAGTGCTGATGTCCTATCTGTAttgaattaaacaaacaaacaaacaaaaacagttaaAGCAAATTCAGTCTGTGCTAATTGTAATACATATGCATTTAAGCTATGAATAACGTATCAGGCTGCATAAACCTTTATGTCAGAGGAATGAGGAGcaaatattttcagtgtaacaaTGAGATACAGTGTTTTTCTGAACCATGGATAGAACAGGCCATATATGATGGGGTTTAAAGTTGAATTAATGTAACCCAACCAGATAAACACTTCATAAATACCAAGAGGGGtagtaaagttaaaaaaaggatCAACAACAGATGTAGTGAAATATGGCATCCAGCAGAAATTGAATGCACCTACAACGATTCCAAGAGTTTTTGCTGCTTTGTTCTCATGTTTTACACTTTCTGAAAACTTTGTTGTGGTTCTGTTGTGTCTGCTCTGTTTTGTGCCCCCAATTTTTCTTGCATGCCTtgtggaaattaaaaatatttgagcATACAGACAAATCATGAAGGAGCATGGCAAAATGAAAGCTATAAATGTGCTTAAAACAGCATATAGtgcattgattaaaaaaatacagcttccCAAACAGTTTATAGATGCAGTGTAGTTATCTAGGTTTTCCACATTGGCTTTTGTAAACAGGATACTATAAGAGTACACTGCAGCTATAGTCCAACTCAGAGCTGCCATAAGCCATGCTACAGGTTTAGTTACTCTTGTAGGGTACTGAAGTGGATGGCACACAGCTTGATAACGATCTACAGCTATACAAATCAGGTGGAAAATTGATGCACCGGTGAATAAGTAGTCAAAACTAGAATGCCAAAAGCAAAATTCTTCACCGTAGTACCAGCAGCCATCCACAGACCTGACCATGCTGAACGGCATGACTGTGATTCCCAGAAGCAGATCCACCAGAGCCAAAGACATCACCAAAATGTTTGTAGGTGTGTGAAGCTGTTTGAAATGAGCTATAGATATGATGACCACAAAGTTCCCTAGAATTGTAACAACGATTGCAATCACCAAGAATGAATATACCACAGTTCTAGCCACTACATTTTGAGAAGTTTTCACACAAGAGACATTTGATTCAGGATAACAGTACTCTTTCAAATCTGCTTGTTCTAGTAAAGATGAATTTGGAGCTTCCAGCATCCTTCAATCTGAAGATGTCCAAAGTGTGTAGAACAGCCTTTGATTTGCTGTCTTATACACAAAGTGTTTCTTTAAGAAATGTTGGTAGTTATATTTGCTTTCTAGTCAAGTAAAGAGACCACCTGGGAGATAGTAGTCCAATAGCAGCAAAGTTACTTCTTTCTTTGGTCAACAGGGAACTGGgaatatgtatttttgtttttatattgaaCACCAActtgtatttaatatttgctacttaatatgtaaaaatgtatagaCAGCTGTCTAAGCTGTGGCTTAAGGACTAGAAATGTTGCACATCTCGTTGTATATTTAAAggtttaatttataatattactGGCTAACTCACTAACTAGCCAAGTCCAATACTTTGTTTGTGCCTCAGAGGTTAAGGTTTATTGTTCAGTGCTAGATTATGAGTTCACATCCAAGGCCTGCCAGAGAACTGTTGAGCAAAACCATTGAGTAAGGTCTGTGACAAcctccacatcttttcaaactgctgcttgtCACAGGGAAGCATAACACATATAggggaaagtgctatctacccagTCTTGCATACAtcagctcacagacacctgcAATTGTCTCATGTTGCAATAATTGACTGGGGAGCGACAGTGATGCCAGCCATCCCACCAAGACAGCACAGACAATTTTGCTCTGTAGACTCCCGGctacagatggctgtggcattgttagGATTCAAATCTTGCAATCTCTCTCTATTAAATACAGGGTATATACTGTTATGTTATATAATGCCCACACCtggggcagttgtggcctaatggttagagagtcggaTTTTTAACccgaaggttgtgggttcgagtctcagggctggcagggattgtaggtggggggccAGCGCTCTCCTctaccctcaataccatgactgaggtgagacccttgagcaaggcaccgaacccctaactgctccctgggcgctgcagcaaaaaaaggctgggAGTGGGTGTGTGCAcacacttggatgggttaaatgcagagcacgaATTCCAAGTacgggtcaccatacttggccacacatcacttcactcactcacttctgGATACTGGGCACTGTCTGTTTGGAAGCTAGTGGTTTCGTGATAGTTTTCAcagtactggtactggtaccGGTATAGTAGCTCTGCTGGGATTTAGTCAAATGCTGCTGGCCTATTTGTCTACTTTTACTTTGGGtacattattttgtttagtGACTTGGCCTTTTATTCTGGCACGTAAATGTTGGTTATCTGTGGGGATTGCCCCTGAGCACATGCCAATATACATTCTGGGTCCTTGCCTCTCAAACTACTGGTCAAGCAAAAATACTGATCTCCAAAGGCTGTATTAAAATTTACATGATCACTGATCTCTTTTGAAAGAATGCTAATGACCCAACTGTGCCACACATTTTCCATCTTATGCTGAAATTTGAGTGTTGAATGACTCATTTTTAAAACCTGCAAGGAAACATGACACCGTGAATTTATTATTCTGAGCATTACCACTTCTTGACCCATTACTGCTGTAATCTTTAGTGTAACATCGCAATGTAATCCACAGTGTAACCTCTTCAGCATTTTAGCAGGATAATAGACTACAAccagaaaatgattaaaaagcaaAGCTAtctttgcattgattataaatacAAGAGACTTGAACAGTGTGAAGATCTGTATGTGTTCTTAaattatgtgaaatattttggCCTTGCAAGTCAACCTGTAACCAACGTTGAGTGACACATAATAAGGAAAGCATTTTGTTAGGCAGTGACTCTTTAGGTTCAGTGTTTCGTTACCTTTAATATTTGACAGTGTACAATGTTCTGGTGAGTGTCTGATTAAAAGACGGGGCCTAAATTATACCAGGCACTAAACTGTAGGGTGAAAAGTGACCATCATATCATCACTATTAATGAAAAGGTATATAGAAATAGAACACTAAGGGCCCATAATGAGAAATTAGTTTACAATAACTGATCCCATatctaatttaatattttaaatacatgatTCCATAGTGAATGTTGGCAAAGAGGTGAGTGGCTGGATAGCATGAACATATCAGTGAAAATTGAGGCCCTGACAGTAAATGATGTGATTAAGGGGTAGTGTCTATGTCTATGTCTATATCTGTCTATGGACTACCAACTTGTCCCTTTTGTTTTCACTTCATTTGTATAGTCCAGTTTATAGCGCATGAAAAAATAGTGATACAGGGttaatttgtgttattttaattaattaaacctTTTTCATCTGACATCaatttacacatatacactaaTAATTAAGgagattataaatgaaaaatcctTCATATTCGACTAATCAAAtgatacaataacacaataacagcTGCTTCATGACTTCATGCTCTTATCTAATCCACTTTATAGGACAAAAAAGACTAATTGAGCAGAATTACATAAATGTGTTTAGTACCTCTTGAGCCAGTTATTTATGTCAtacaaagagacagaaacagggTGGTTTGAAACAAATATTTGACATAAGCATTTAAATATCTAAACCAACAGTCTTCAAGTTGCAGCCCATAACTTTCGAATGTATTTCTAGCGCTATATGTTATATAACTTCAAACATGCCTTAAACAATCTGTCACTTGCAATAATGCTACACCAGGGATCTCGCTAGTCTCCTGGATTGATAGAGTTTGGGGCTTGCCAATGATTTTATTGCAGTTGTGCCTCATCTTGCTTGGAAAATGACAGTTTAAAAATGACCAGCTGTTCATTTAAATGGTAAAAGCCAAATCATTGTATataaaaagtttcttttttagACTGCTCAAATAATGTTATTGCTACTGCAGTGCATTTGTGATGGAATAAATAGGATCAACCTGCTATATTTAATCAAAAAATTAATTagtacatttctacatttatacCAGTTTATTGCACCCTGCATATCAATTCACTCTAaccatattaaataaaattgtaacatGCCATAATTACACTATATAGTACAGTAACTAAACATACTTGAAAAAgtatatcatttttttccaaCGATACTTAGGTGCAATGGAACAAAGTTTAATCCAATACTGCCCCACACTGAATTAATAAACATGAAATAGTAAAAtcagtaaaattttaaaataatgttcttGTATCCAATTCTGTGTTAAAGCTTCTGTTACAGTATTTCTTTAGGATTAAGGCttattttcaaatataaatattcgTAACTACTGTGAAATACTAGCAGACCTTTAAGTTACACTCGACACTGATATAGATCATaaattcttgaaaaaaaaagttcttatgATATTTTCACTGTTTGAAAGTGTTAGGCATAGCTGTTTAAGGAGTGCTGATGTCCTATCTGTAttgaattaaacaaacaaacaaacaaaaacagttaaAGCAAATTCAGTCTGTGCTAATTGTAATACATATGCATTTAAGCTATGAATAACGTATCAGGCTGCATAAACCTTTATGTCAGAGGAATGAGGAGcaaatattttcagtgtaaGAATGAGATACAGTGTTTTTCTGAACCATGGATAGAACAGGCCATATATGATGGGGTTTAAAGTTGAATTAATGTAACCCAACCAGAAAAACACTTCATAAATACCAAGAGGGGTGATAAAGTTCAAAAAAGGATCAACAACAGATATAATGAAATATGGCATCCAGCAGAAATTGAATGCACCTACAACGATTCCAAGAGTTTTTGCTGCTTTGTTCTCATGTTTTACCCTTTCTGAAAACTTTGTTGTGGTTCTGTTGTGTCTGCTCTGTTTTGTGCCCCCAATTTTTCTTGCATGCCTTGTGgagattaaaaatatttgagCATATAGACAAATCATGAAAGAGCATGGCAAAATGAaagctgtaaatgtgtttaaaacagCATATAGTgcattgataaaaaaaatacagcttccCAGACAATTTATAGATGCAGTGTAGTCATCTAGGTTTTCCACATATGCTTTTGTAAACAGGATACTATAAGAGTACACTGCAGCTATAGTCCAACTCAGAGCTGCCATAAGCCATGCAACAGGTTTAGTTACTCTTGTAGGGTACTGAAGTGGATGGCACACAGCTTGATAACGATCTACAGCTATACAAATCAGGTGGAAAATTGATGCACCGGTGAATAAGTAGTCAAAACTAGAATGCCAAAAGCAAAATTCTTCACCGTAGTACCAGCAGCCATCCACAGACCTGACCATGCTGAACGGCATGACTGTGATTCCCAGAAGCAGATCCACCAGAGCCAAAGACATCACCAAAATGTTTGTAGGTGTGTGAAGCTGTTTGAAATGAGCTATAGATATGATGACCACAAAGTTCCCTAGAATTGTAACAACGATTGCAATCACCAAGAATGAATATACCACAGTTCTAGCCACTACATTTTGAGAAGTTTTCACACAAGAGACATTTGATTCAGGATAACAGTACTCTTTCAAATCTGCTTGTTCTAGTAAAGAT of Pangasianodon hypophthalmus isolate fPanHyp1 chromosome 30, fPanHyp1.pri, whole genome shotgun sequence contains these proteins:
- the LOC117596536 gene encoding trace amine-associated receptor 13c-like, translated to MLEAPNSSLLEQADLKEYCYPESNVSCVKTSQNVVARTVVYSFLVIAIVVTILGNFVVIISIAHFKQLHTPTNILVMSLALVDLLLGITVMPFSMVRSVDGCWYYGEEFCFWHSSFDYLFTGASIFHLICIAVDRYQAVCHPLQYPTRVTKPVAWLMAALSWTIAAVYSYSILFTKANVENLDNYTASINCLGSCIFLINALYAVLSTFIAFILPCSFMICLYAQIFLISTRHARKIGGTKQSRHNRTTTKFSESVKHENKAAKTLGIVVGAFNFCWMPYFTTSVVDPFFNFTTPLGIYEVFIWLGYINSTLNPIIYGLFYPWFRKTLYLIVTLKIFAPHSSDIKVYAA
- the LOC128317876 gene encoding trace amine-associated receptor 13c-like — encoded protein: MLEAPNSSLLEQADLKEYCYPESNVSCVKTSQNVVARTVVYSFLVIAIVVTILGNFVVIISIAHFKQLHTPTNILVMSLALVDLLLGITVMPFSMVRSVDGCWYYGEEFCFWHSSFDYLFTGASIFHLICIAVDRYQAVCHPLQYPTRVTKPVAWLMAALSWTIAAVYSYSILFTKAYVENLDDYTASINCLGSCIFFINALYAVLNTFTAFILPCSFMICLYAQIFLISTRHARKIGGTKQSRHNRTTTKFSERVKHENKAAKTLGIVVGAFNFCWMPYFIISVVDPFLNFITPLGIYEVFFWLGYINSTLNPIIYGLFYPWFRKTLYLILTLKIFAPHSSDIKVYAA